The Hyphomicrobiales bacterium genome has a window encoding:
- a CDS encoding ABC transporter substrate-binding protein translates to MMSMDRRSFVTAGAAALAGAALSSTRVFAQEKIVRFTLAQDFTRIYTFVTSEYNQGQRDYFTLVNDRGGIGGYKIVTDITDHANDLPRAIEAYERGKREGAVLIDPLSTPVARALVPRALEDKINMITAYSGRSDAADGTVFPFVLPLSINYWTQAGLIIEQFKKTEKGSLKGKKIVFVHIDTPFGKEPLPILNVLAQKEGYELAVFPYTPPGNDQSAIWPQVRRARPDFVIFWGAGVGQTVALTEALRNGLPMDRVSSSVWLSESDMDVVGRDAAKGVMKVEPCVGGREPKVIKDILADVVGKSKGSGPENKVGTAYYNYGVQMATLMVEGVRKAVEKAPNGPVTGPWLNDGLRSITNFTADGLLPPTTITREDHQGGGLGRIARWDGAKFVPLSDWFTANQDVVWQEIRRNSEEFRKTGK, encoded by the coding sequence ATGATGTCGATGGATCGCCGCTCTTTCGTCACCGCCGGCGCGGCCGCGCTCGCCGGGGCCGCATTATCGTCCACGCGGGTCTTCGCCCAGGAAAAGATCGTCCGCTTCACGCTGGCGCAGGATTTCACCCGCATCTACACCTTCGTCACCTCGGAATATAACCAGGGGCAGCGCGACTATTTTACCCTTGTCAACGATCGCGGCGGGATCGGTGGCTACAAGATCGTCACCGACATCACCGATCACGCGAACGACCTGCCGCGCGCGATCGAGGCCTATGAGCGCGGCAAGCGCGAGGGCGCCGTTCTGATCGATCCCTTGTCCACGCCGGTCGCGCGCGCGCTCGTGCCGCGCGCCCTGGAGGACAAGATCAACATGATCACGGCCTATTCCGGCCGCAGCGACGCGGCAGACGGAACCGTGTTCCCCTTCGTCCTGCCGCTGTCGATCAACTACTGGACGCAGGCCGGGCTGATCATCGAGCAGTTCAAGAAGACCGAGAAGGGCAGCCTGAAGGGCAAGAAGATCGTCTTCGTCCATATCGACACGCCCTTCGGCAAGGAACCGCTGCCGATCCTCAACGTGCTGGCCCAGAAGGAGGGCTACGAGCTCGCCGTCTTCCCCTATACGCCGCCCGGCAACGACCAGTCGGCTATCTGGCCGCAGGTGCGCCGTGCGCGCCCGGATTTCGTGATCTTCTGGGGCGCGGGTGTCGGCCAGACGGTCGCCCTCACCGAGGCGCTGCGCAACGGGCTGCCGATGGACCGCGTCTCCTCGAGCGTATGGCTCTCCGAATCCGACATGGATGTGGTGGGGCGCGATGCGGCCAAGGGCGTGATGAAGGTCGAACCCTGCGTCGGCGGCCGCGAGCCCAAGGTGATCAAGGACATCCTGGCCGACGTCGTCGGCAAGAGCAAAGGCTCGGGGCCGGAGAACAAGGTCGGTACCGCTTACTACAACTACGGCGTGCAGATGGCGACGCTGATGGTCGAAGGCGTCCGCAAGGCCGTCGAAAAGGCGCCGAACGGCCCCGTGACCGGCCCCTGGCTCAATGACGGCCTGCGCTCGATCACCAACTTCACCGCCGACGGCCTGCTGCCGCCGACCACCATCACCCGGGAGGACCATCAGGGCGGTGGCCTGGGCCGCATCGCCCGCTGGGACGGCGCGAAGTTCGTGCCGTTGTCCGACTGGTTCACCGCGAACCAGGACGTGGTCTGGCAGGAAATCCGCCGCAACTCGGAAGAGTTCCGCAAGACAGGGAAATAG
- a CDS encoding Branched-chain amino acid transport system permease protein produces MFYRRAGIRHTRYQDERQLFPLAFDRGLIIAVIVFLLAAPFLLDRLHVSGYLLPWLIWTSAALGLNLLMGWSGQIHLGYGAVMGIGAYGSVHLVRLGVPLEFAMIAGGLLSATIGTMFGGAALRMKGIYLAMATLAMQYVVDFVISHSSVISGGSLATLQVPPVRFLGIPLQGDLPTYYLAFGVCFVITLFMLNVRRTSFGRALAALREKDYAAQILGISTFRYKLLAFWVSSFIGGVVGSVLAVTYLRAISPDQFHIELSVQILAMIIVGGLGSVLGPFFGTALILFAPIILNNLLGFTAGTLGLSLPIDLRAHLPLMAYGALVIGFLLYEPLGLAKIYANFRNYLLVWPFRHAQR; encoded by the coding sequence GTGTTCTACCGTCGCGCCGGCATCCGCCACACGCGTTATCAGGACGAGCGCCAGCTCTTTCCGCTCGCCTTCGACCGCGGGCTGATCATCGCGGTCATCGTCTTCCTGCTGGCGGCGCCCTTCCTGCTCGACCGGCTCCATGTCTCCGGCTATCTGCTGCCTTGGCTGATCTGGACCTCGGCGGCGCTCGGCCTCAACCTGCTGATGGGCTGGTCCGGCCAGATCCATCTCGGCTATGGCGCGGTGATGGGTATCGGCGCCTATGGCTCGGTGCATCTGGTGCGCCTCGGTGTTCCGCTCGAATTCGCGATGATCGCCGGCGGCCTGCTCAGCGCGACCATCGGCACGATGTTCGGCGGCGCGGCCCTGCGCATGAAGGGCATCTATCTCGCCATGGCGACGCTCGCCATGCAGTATGTCGTCGATTTCGTCATCTCGCATTCGTCGGTGATCAGCGGCGGCTCGCTCGCGACGCTGCAGGTGCCGCCGGTGCGCTTCCTCGGCATCCCGCTGCAGGGCGACCTGCCGACCTATTACCTGGCCTTCGGCGTCTGCTTCGTCATCACGCTCTTCATGCTCAACGTCAGGCGCACCAGTTTCGGCCGGGCGCTGGCGGCGCTGCGCGAGAAGGATTACGCCGCGCAGATCCTGGGGATCTCCACCTTCCGCTACAAGCTGCTCGCCTTCTGGGTCTCGTCCTTCATCGGCGGCGTCGTCGGCTCGGTGCTGGCGGTGACCTATCTGCGCGCGATCTCGCCGGACCAGTTCCATATCGAGCTCTCGGTCCAGATCCTGGCGATGATCATCGTGGGCGGTCTCGGCAGCGTGCTGGGTCCGTTCTTCGGAACGGCGCTGATCCTGTTCGCACCCATCATCCTCAACAATCTGCTCGGCTTCACGGCCGGGACGCTCGGCCTGTCGCTGCCGATCGACCTGCGCGCCCATCTGCCGCTGATGGCCTATGGCGCGCTGGTGATCGGCTTCCTGCTCTACGAGCCGCTCGGTCTCGCCAAGATCTACGCGAACTTCCGCAACTACCTGCTCGTTTGGCCGTTCCGCCACGCCCAGCGGTGA
- a CDS encoding Branched-chain amino acid ABC transporter permease — protein sequence MDWILLAELSANGVFVGLMYALVSLGIVLIYKTSGTANLAQGAIAMTGGYVTWALATLVGLPIWLAIPAALVGMFGFGLLMERIALRRMIGQPVIMTIMLTLGVEIMLRGLLPGIFGAAVKRLDIGIPQAPLFVGDLLINRATLIGGSISLALIVLSLVFFNSRFGVVMRAVADDQTASWSVGIKVERAIGVAWGLAAVTATAAGVLWGSTQGIDWSLSLLLIKALAIAILGGLDSIPGVLVAGVIVGVAESLATGVLDPLVGGGSRDVVAAVIILVTLLLKPHGLFGRHHIERV from the coding sequence ATGGACTGGATCCTGCTCGCGGAACTCTCGGCCAACGGCGTCTTCGTCGGGCTGATGTATGCGCTGGTCTCGCTCGGCATCGTGCTGATCTACAAGACGTCCGGCACGGCCAACCTGGCCCAGGGCGCCATCGCCATGACCGGCGGCTACGTCACCTGGGCGCTCGCCACCTTGGTCGGGCTGCCGATCTGGCTGGCGATCCCGGCCGCGCTCGTCGGCATGTTCGGCTTCGGCCTGCTGATGGAGCGCATCGCGCTGCGCCGGATGATCGGCCAGCCGGTGATCATGACGATCATGCTGACGCTCGGCGTCGAGATCATGCTGCGCGGGCTTCTGCCCGGCATCTTCGGCGCGGCGGTGAAGCGCCTCGACATCGGCATACCGCAGGCCCCGCTCTTCGTCGGCGACCTGCTGATCAACCGGGCGACTCTGATCGGCGGCTCGATCTCGCTGGCGTTGATCGTGCTGTCGCTCGTCTTCTTCAACTCGCGCTTCGGCGTGGTGATGCGGGCGGTGGCGGACGATCAGACGGCGTCCTGGTCCGTCGGCATCAAGGTCGAGCGGGCGATCGGCGTCGCCTGGGGCCTCGCGGCCGTCACCGCCACCGCGGCGGGCGTACTCTGGGGCAGCACGCAGGGCATCGACTGGTCGCTCTCGCTCCTGCTGATCAAGGCGCTCGCTATCGCGATCCTGGGCGGGCTCGACTCGATCCCGGGCGTGCTCGTCGCCGGGGTCATCGTCGGCGTTGCCGAGAGCCTCGCCACCGGCGTGCTGGACCCGCTCGTCGGCGGCGGCTCGCGCGACGTGGTCGCCGCAGTCATCATCCTCGTGACGCTGCTCCTGAAGCCGCACGGGCTCTTCGGTCGCCATCACATCGAGAGGGTCTGA
- a CDS encoding Long-chain acyl-CoA synthetase codes for MTAAPGRMGEAARWPIAANGEPATLIAALARNAAEFGDRVAFRERRYGIWQEQNWREVFDEIAAMAAGLEEVGLVADAAMTVIGDNRPRLYYAMLAANMLRAFPSPVFPDVPLEELIVATRHGAPAVGIAEDQEQVDKLLELRAATGRVATILYDDERGLDGYDPRGLMSLDALVAKGRERLAREPDLIRRFVDGPQADDISVLLHSSGTTGLPKGIPLRHRNVTGGLLNAGASGYFHKHEELYAYLPTAWVGDFVFTLGAGMMMAATINIPERQETVLRDLREVSPTFYLAAPRAWDQMLTRVQVGMKNSTPFKRWLFETTMERAVAFERKRLEGGTLTLKEKLLDTVGNALVYAPLRDHLGLGRAERAFTGGEALGEDTFLFFRALGIRLKQFYGQTETCALTAAQTEGQVKLHTVGRPMEGSEIRIDESGEILVRSASVVDGYYDDPESSAKSLVDGWLHTGDAGRVDEDGELVVLGRVSEVVRTASGERYIPNFIENRLKFSPYIRNVAVIGAGRDQLTAIVCIDFDAVGHWAEERGVSYTSYAELSQKPQVQELIGQVVRHVNGTQPEGLRVRRFVNLHKDFDADDGEITRTRKLRRNTIETTYASLIEALYGGATETVFDATITYENGERGVIRRTLKISEVVA; via the coding sequence ATGACGGCGGCGCCAGGCAGGATGGGGGAGGCGGCCCGCTGGCCGATCGCCGCCAATGGCGAACCGGCGACGCTGATCGCGGCGCTCGCCCGCAACGCCGCCGAGTTCGGCGACCGCGTCGCCTTCCGCGAGCGGCGCTACGGCATCTGGCAGGAGCAGAACTGGCGCGAGGTTTTTGACGAGATCGCCGCCATGGCGGCAGGGCTGGAAGAGGTCGGGCTGGTCGCCGATGCCGCGATGACCGTGATCGGCGACAACCGGCCGCGGCTCTATTACGCGATGCTCGCCGCCAACATGCTGCGGGCCTTCCCGTCGCCGGTCTTCCCGGACGTGCCGCTGGAGGAGCTGATCGTCGCCACGCGGCACGGCGCTCCCGCCGTCGGCATCGCCGAGGATCAGGAGCAGGTCGACAAGCTGCTGGAGCTCAGGGCAGCGACCGGGCGTGTCGCGACCATCCTCTACGATGACGAGCGTGGGCTCGACGGCTACGACCCGCGTGGGCTGATGTCGCTCGACGCGCTGGTGGCGAAGGGGCGCGAGCGGCTGGCGCGCGAGCCCGATCTCATCCGGCGCTTCGTCGATGGGCCGCAGGCCGACGACATCTCCGTGCTGTTGCATTCCTCCGGCACGACCGGCCTGCCCAAGGGCATCCCGCTGCGCCATCGTAACGTGACCGGCGGGCTGCTCAATGCCGGGGCGAGCGGCTATTTCCACAAGCACGAGGAACTTTACGCCTATCTGCCGACAGCCTGGGTCGGCGACTTCGTCTTCACCTTGGGCGCCGGCATGATGATGGCGGCGACGATCAACATCCCCGAGCGCCAGGAGACCGTGCTGCGCGACCTGCGCGAGGTCTCGCCGACCTTCTATCTCGCGGCCCCGCGTGCCTGGGACCAGATGCTGACCCGCGTTCAGGTCGGCATGAAGAACTCCACCCCGTTCAAGCGCTGGTTGTTCGAGACAACGATGGAGCGGGCCGTCGCCTTCGAGCGCAAGCGGCTCGAAGGTGGCACGCTGACGCTGAAGGAGAAGCTGCTCGACACGGTCGGCAATGCCCTGGTCTATGCGCCGCTGCGCGACCATCTCGGGCTGGGGCGGGCCGAGCGCGCCTTCACCGGCGGCGAGGCGCTGGGCGAGGACACCTTCCTGTTCTTCCGGGCGCTCGGCATCCGGCTGAAGCAGTTCTACGGGCAGACCGAGACCTGCGCGCTGACGGCGGCGCAAACCGAAGGGCAGGTCAAGCTCCACACGGTCGGACGGCCGATGGAAGGCAGCGAGATCCGCATCGACGAGAGTGGCGAGATCCTGGTGCGATCCGCCTCGGTCGTCGACGGCTATTACGATGACCCCGAAAGCAGCGCCAAGTCGCTGGTCGACGGCTGGTTGCACACCGGCGATGCCGGGCGCGTCGACGAGGATGGCGAGCTCGTCGTGCTCGGCCGCGTCAGTGAAGTGGTGCGCACCGCTTCCGGCGAGCGCTACATCCCGAACTTCATCGAGAACCGGCTGAAGTTCAGTCCCTATATTCGCAATGTCGCGGTGATCGGCGCCGGGCGCGACCAGCTGACGGCGATCGTCTGCATCGATTTCGACGCCGTCGGCCATTGGGCCGAGGAGCGCGGCGTCTCCTATACCTCCTATGCCGAGCTTTCGCAGAAGCCGCAGGTGCAGGAGCTGATCGGGCAGGTGGTCAGGCACGTCAACGGCACGCAGCCGGAAGGGCTGCGCGTGCGGCGCTTCGTCAACCTGCACAAGGATTTCGACGCGGACGACGGCGAGATCACCCGCACCCGTAAATTGCGCCGCAACACGATCGAGACCACCTACGCTTCGTTGATCGAGGCGCTCTATGGCGGTGCGACCGAGACCGTGTTCGACGCCACCATCACCTATGAGAACGGCGAGCGCGGCGTGATCCGACGGACGCTGAAGATCAGCGAGGTCGTCGCCTGA
- a CDS encoding Amino acid/amide ABC transporter ATP-binding protein 1, HAAT family yields MNEVQDRPVALSCTGIERVFGGLRALKGVSLDVRQGEILGLVGPNGSGKTTMVNVITGFYPPNAGKVTLFGEDVTALKPHRVAARGVARTFQNLALFKGMSVLDNILIGRHTHMKPSALGALFYWWWAEREELAHRRVVEEMIEFMQLQDIRDEPVEVIPLGLQKRVELARALVAEPRLLILDEPMAGMNQEEKEYIARFILDAREARGVTILIIEHHMDVVTSICDRVVVLSYGEVISEGEPQAAISHPSVVSAYLGERAAKRHQAGGKA; encoded by the coding sequence ATGAATGAGGTTCAGGATCGTCCGGTCGCGCTTTCCTGCACCGGCATCGAGCGCGTCTTCGGCGGCCTGCGGGCATTGAAGGGCGTCTCGCTCGACGTCCGCCAGGGCGAGATCCTCGGCCTCGTCGGCCCGAACGGCTCGGGCAAGACCACCATGGTCAACGTCATCACCGGCTTCTACCCGCCCAATGCCGGTAAGGTGACCTTGTTCGGCGAGGACGTCACGGCGCTGAAGCCGCATCGCGTCGCCGCTCGCGGCGTCGCCCGCACCTTCCAGAACCTCGCCTTGTTCAAGGGCATGAGCGTTCTCGACAACATCCTGATCGGCCGCCACACCCATATGAAGCCGAGCGCGCTCGGGGCGCTGTTCTACTGGTGGTGGGCGGAGCGCGAGGAGCTGGCGCACCGGCGCGTCGTCGAAGAGATGATCGAGTTCATGCAGCTCCAGGATATCCGCGACGAGCCGGTCGAGGTCATTCCGCTCGGCCTGCAGAAGCGCGTCGAGCTGGCGCGCGCTTTGGTCGCCGAGCCCCGCCTGCTGATCCTGGACGAGCCGATGGCCGGCATGAACCAGGAGGAGAAGGAATATATCGCCCGCTTCATCCTCGACGCGCGTGAAGCCCGCGGCGTCACCATCCTGATCATCGAGCATCACATGGACGTCGTGACCTCGATCTGCGACCGCGTCGTCGTACTGAGCTATGGCGAGGTGATCTCCGAGGGTGAGCCGCAGGCGGCGATCTCGCATCCGAGCGTGGTCAGCGCCTATCTCGGCGAGCGTGCCGCCAAGCGCCATCAGGCTGGGGGCAAGGCATGA
- a CDS encoding 2-nitropropane dioxygenase: MSARIASSQFSEEEPLPLPAAFAGRLHVPVIAAPMFLISGPDLVVSCCRNGVVGSFPALNQRTTAGFIDWLDEIAGRLDEARDAAPFGVNLVLHRSNPRLAADLAAVVDRKVPLVITSLGLDRDLIKAVHGYGGLVFHDVTTLAFAAKAADAGVDGLIAVSAGAGGHAGPLNPFAALADIRRIFDGTLVLGGALSNGAQVAAALMAGADMAYLGTRFMATRESMAPEALRTMLLDASAADIVYTPAISGVHGNFLRPSILAAGRDPDDFSKPASLDFGAAEAKAWRDIWAAGQGVGAIRDLPPAADLCRRLAAEYEGALAGAARLSCRAVVEPVG; this comes from the coding sequence ATGAGCGCCCGCATCGCTTCGTCGCAGTTTTCGGAGGAGGAGCCATTGCCGTTGCCTGCCGCTTTCGCCGGGCGCCTGCACGTCCCCGTCATCGCCGCGCCGATGTTCCTGATTTCGGGGCCGGATCTTGTTGTGTCCTGCTGCCGCAATGGCGTCGTCGGCAGCTTCCCCGCACTCAACCAGCGCACCACCGCCGGCTTCATCGACTGGCTGGACGAGATCGCCGGGCGGCTCGACGAGGCGCGTGATGCTGCGCCGTTCGGCGTCAATCTGGTTCTCCACCGCAGCAATCCACGGCTCGCCGCCGATCTCGCGGCGGTCGTCGATCGCAAGGTGCCGCTGGTCATCACCTCGCTTGGCCTCGATCGCGACCTGATCAAGGCGGTGCACGGTTATGGTGGCCTGGTGTTCCACGACGTGACGACGCTGGCCTTCGCGGCCAAGGCGGCCGATGCCGGCGTCGATGGGCTGATCGCGGTCTCCGCCGGCGCCGGCGGGCACGCCGGCCCGCTCAACCCGTTCGCGGCGCTGGCCGATATTCGGCGCATCTTCGACGGCACGCTCGTGCTCGGCGGGGCGCTGAGCAACGGCGCACAGGTTGCAGCGGCCCTGATGGCGGGCGCCGACATGGCCTATCTCGGCACGCGCTTCATGGCGACGCGGGAGAGCATGGCGCCCGAAGCGCTGCGCACCATGCTGCTCGACGCGTCGGCCGCCGACATCGTCTACACCCCGGCGATCAGCGGCGTGCACGGCAATTTCCTGCGCCCGAGCATTCTGGCGGCGGGGCGCGACCCGGACGATTTCAGCAAGCCGGCGAGCCTGGATTTCGGCGCGGCGGAAGCGAAGGCCTGGCGCGATATCTGGGCGGCAGGGCAGGGCGTCGGCGCGATCCGCGATCTGCCCCCGGCGGCCGATCTCTGCCGGAGGCTGGCGGCCGAATACGAAGGGGCATTGGCGGGCGCTGCGCGCCTGTCGTGCCGGGCCGTCGTCGAGCCGGTGGGTTGA
- a CDS encoding TetR family transcriptional regulator, whose translation MSPRSALKRQVNRLPPERRISDIMAAAKEVFAEKGYNDALITDIALRAGVVEGSIYRFFANKRELLIKVVEHWFEQMLRDDAEQFAAVRGSWNQIRFIAYNHLVSIHRDPALSRLMFQEIRTAPDYRGSHLFELNRAYTQRIVDAVKAGIAAGELRAEISPSLVRDLVFGCIEHRTWAFLRGEGDFDPAEMADAITNLVHHGLSFGSAPSPMENVIARLETATARLEAAAAIAPAKPGSRAG comes from the coding sequence ATGTCGCCCCGCAGCGCCCTGAAGCGACAGGTCAACCGGCTCCCGCCGGAACGCCGGATCTCCGACATCATGGCCGCGGCCAAGGAGGTCTTCGCGGAGAAAGGCTATAACGACGCGCTGATCACCGACATCGCGCTGCGCGCCGGCGTGGTCGAAGGCAGCATCTACCGCTTCTTCGCCAACAAGCGCGAATTGCTGATCAAGGTCGTCGAGCACTGGTTCGAGCAGATGCTGCGCGACGATGCCGAGCAGTTCGCCGCGGTGCGCGGGAGCTGGAACCAGATCCGCTTCATCGCCTACAACCACCTCGTCTCGATCCACCGCGACCCGGCGCTGTCGCGCCTGATGTTCCAGGAGATCCGCACAGCCCCCGACTATCGCGGCTCGCACCTGTTCGAGCTGAACCGCGCCTACACTCAGCGCATCGTCGATGCGGTGAAGGCCGGCATCGCGGCAGGCGAGCTGCGAGCCGAGATCTCGCCGAGCCTGGTCCGCGATCTGGTCTTCGGCTGCATCGAGCATCGCACCTGGGCCTTCCTGCGCGGCGAAGGCGATTTCGACCCGGCCGAGATGGCGGATGCGATCACCAATCTGGTTCACCACGGGCTGTCGTTCGGGTCGGCGCCATCGCCGATGGAAAACGTGATCGCCCGGCTGGAGACGGCCACGGCCCGGCTGGAAGCAGCCGCCGCGATCGCGCCGGCAAAACCCGGGTCGCGGGCCGGCTAA
- a CDS encoding Citronellol/citronellal dehydrogenase has product MAEPVVDPSELGLVDADLATLPTVYASDAFAGRIVLISGGAGGIGRATAWLLGRLGAQVIVAGRDEGKLAAAVEAMRAAGLQAASKAVNVRDPATIAALHDWIAAEFGGIDILVNSAGGQFPQAAIDFSTKGWNAVVDTNLNGTWYMMQEAARRWRDAKRPGSIVSIVVVTRQGLHGVAHTIAARAGVVGLTQALAVEWAPLDIRVNCIAPGAIETPGWRVYDPQMIKAYPRSNPMMRTATTWEVAEACAYLCGPAAAYVTGEVLNVAGGAQLWGETWTIPRPAFFDGPGRSGSSG; this is encoded by the coding sequence ATGGCTGAGCCGGTTGTCGATCCGAGCGAACTGGGGCTGGTCGATGCCGATCTCGCCACCCTGCCGACGGTCTATGCGTCGGATGCGTTCGCCGGCCGCATCGTTCTGATCTCCGGCGGTGCCGGTGGCATCGGCCGCGCCACGGCCTGGCTGCTCGGCCGGCTCGGCGCGCAGGTGATCGTTGCCGGGCGCGATGAGGGCAAGCTTGCCGCCGCGGTCGAGGCGATGCGCGCGGCCGGGTTGCAGGCGGCGAGCAAGGCGGTGAATGTGCGCGATCCGGCGACGATCGCGGCCCTGCACGACTGGATCGCTGCCGAGTTCGGGGGCATCGACATCCTCGTCAACAGCGCCGGCGGCCAGTTTCCGCAGGCCGCGATCGATTTTTCGACGAAGGGCTGGAATGCCGTTGTCGATACCAACCTCAACGGCACCTGGTACATGATGCAGGAGGCCGCCCGGCGCTGGCGCGACGCCAAACGCCCTGGCAGCATCGTCTCGATCGTGGTGGTGACGCGCCAGGGCCTGCATGGCGTCGCCCATACGATCGCGGCGCGCGCCGGCGTGGTCGGCCTGACCCAGGCGCTGGCGGTGGAATGGGCGCCGCTCGACATCCGGGTGAACTGCATCGCGCCGGGCGCGATCGAGACCCCCGGCTGGCGCGTCTACGATCCGCAGATGATCAAGGCCTATCCGCGCTCCAACCCGATGATGCGCACTGCGACGACCTGGGAGGTGGCGGAGGCTTGCGCCTATCTCTGCGGGCCGGCTGCGGCCTATGTCACAGGCGAGGTGCTCAACGTCGCCGGTGGGGCGCAGCTCTGGGGCGAGACCTGGACGATCCCGCGCCCGGCCTTCTTCGACGGACCGGGCCGCAGCGGCTCCTCCGGATGA
- the mmgC gene encoding Acyl-CoA dehydrogenase encodes MNTVNGSNRAHAFGLDEEQAAILDGADRYARAELYPLSQRMDDEEWWPGEAFRQIGASGFLGATIPEQYGGAGLDLLQAGLVVQGFSRWNHALALSVVAHDNLCANNIYRNGNEEQRRKYLPDLCSGQKVGALGLTEPGAGSDALGSMRTTARRDGDHYILNGSKIFITNGPVADVLLVYAKTDKERGAHGISAFIVEKDYPGFKVAQKLTKMGYRGSPTAELLFEDCRVPAANLVGAENQGVSIVMSGLDLERAMISPLCLGVAERALELSIDYAKTRKQFGKPIGAFQMVQSMLAEMYVLVETMRSFSYRTLAEAAPLEIGGGGRGDIHRLTAASVMYAAQACHDVLDRAVQVHGGSGYIWESEINRLFRSTKLLEIGAGTTEVRKMIIAGELLKGMDRHG; translated from the coding sequence GTGAATACCGTGAACGGTAGCAACCGTGCCCACGCCTTCGGCCTCGACGAGGAGCAGGCTGCCATCCTCGATGGGGCGGATCGCTACGCCCGCGCCGAGCTCTATCCCTTGTCGCAGCGCATGGACGACGAGGAATGGTGGCCGGGCGAGGCCTTCCGGCAGATCGGTGCCAGCGGCTTTCTCGGCGCGACGATCCCCGAGCAATATGGCGGGGCGGGGCTCGACCTGCTTCAGGCCGGGCTCGTCGTGCAGGGCTTCAGCCGCTGGAACCACGCCCTGGCGCTCTCCGTCGTCGCGCACGACAATCTCTGCGCCAACAACATCTACCGCAACGGCAACGAGGAGCAGCGGCGCAAATACCTGCCGGACCTGTGCTCCGGGCAAAAGGTCGGCGCGCTTGGGTTGACCGAGCCGGGCGCCGGCTCCGATGCGCTCGGCTCGATGCGCACCACGGCGCGACGCGACGGCGACCACTACATTCTCAACGGCAGCAAGATCTTCATCACCAACGGCCCGGTTGCCGACGTGCTGCTGGTCTACGCCAAGACCGACAAGGAGCGGGGTGCCCACGGCATTTCCGCCTTCATCGTCGAGAAGGACTATCCCGGTTTCAAGGTCGCGCAGAAGCTCACCAAGATGGGCTATCGCGGCAGTCCGACCGCCGAATTGCTGTTCGAGGATTGCCGCGTTCCGGCTGCCAATCTCGTCGGTGCCGAAAACCAGGGCGTATCCATCGTGATGAGCGGGCTCGATCTCGAGCGCGCGATGATCTCGCCGCTCTGCCTGGGTGTCGCGGAGCGGGCGCTCGAGCTTTCGATCGATTACGCCAAGACGCGCAAGCAGTTCGGCAAGCCGATCGGCGCCTTCCAGATGGTCCAGTCGATGCTGGCCGAGATGTATGTGCTGGTCGAGACCATGCGCAGCTTCAGCTATCGCACATTGGCCGAGGCGGCTCCGCTGGAGATCGGCGGCGGTGGGCGCGGCGATATCCATCGCCTGACCGCGGCCTCGGTGATGTATGCCGCCCAGGCCTGCCACGATGTGCTCGACCGGGCGGTGCAGGTCCATGGCGGCAGCGGCTATATCTGGGAATCCGAGATCAATCGGCTCTTCCGCAGCACCAAGCTGCTCGAGATCGGCGCCGGCACCACCGAGGTGCGCAAGATGATCATCGCCGGCGAATTGCTGAAGGGGATGGATCGCCATGGCTGA
- a CDS encoding Enoyl-CoA hydratase/carnithine racemase produces the protein MSEEVITRREGAALIVTINRESRRNALNEAVAAGIVAALDEAEADPAIRAVVLTGAGDKAFCAGGDLKPNADGTPFTIEAADPRHYVAHLLRRMDACRLPLIARVNGHALAGGFGLVCACDLVVAREDALLGVTEVKVGLFPMMILPYLMRVLPYRRLMELCLTGETIAAGSAEASAVVNYAVPAAELDAKTGWLLARLVDKSPTGIRLGKQSLAKIREMSTDAALEYAQFMLANMARTEDAREGFAAFAEKRPPAWTGR, from the coding sequence GTGAGCGAAGAGGTCATCACCCGACGCGAGGGCGCGGCGCTGATCGTCACGATCAATCGCGAGAGCCGCCGCAACGCCCTGAACGAAGCCGTGGCGGCCGGCATCGTCGCCGCCCTCGACGAGGCCGAGGCCGATCCGGCGATCCGCGCCGTCGTCCTCACCGGCGCCGGCGACAAGGCCTTCTGCGCCGGCGGCGACCTCAAGCCCAACGCCGACGGAACGCCTTTCACGATCGAGGCGGCAGACCCCCGCCACTACGTCGCGCATCTCCTGCGCCGCATGGATGCCTGCCGCCTGCCCCTGATCGCTCGGGTCAACGGCCACGCGCTGGCAGGCGGCTTCGGTCTTGTCTGCGCCTGCGATCTGGTGGTGGCGCGGGAGGACGCCCTGCTCGGCGTCACCGAGGTCAAGGTCGGCCTCTTCCCGATGATGATCCTGCCCTATCTAATGCGGGTCCTGCCCTACCGGCGGCTGATGGAGCTTTGCCTGACCGGCGAGACGATCGCCGCGGGCAGCGCCGAGGCCAGCGCGGTGGTGAACTATGCCGTTCCGGCCGCGGAACTCGATGCCAAGACGGGCTGGCTGCTGGCCCGCCTCGTCGACAAATCCCCGACCGGCATCCGGCTCGGCAAGCAGAGCCTCGCCAAGATCCGCGAGATGTCGACCGACGCCGCGCTGGAATATGCGCAGTTCATGCTGGCAAACATGGCGCGCACCGAAGATGCGCGCGAAGGCTTCGCGGCCTTCGCCGAAAAGCGGCCGCCGGCCTGGACGGGACGCTGA